One region of Ahniella affigens genomic DNA includes:
- a CDS encoding MBL fold metallo-hydrolase, whose product MNCAQTTIPGAPDQQLFLRGDVKAEPLINRWYAWSYMISPVSYALISRNLHMRVLESYLKSPKLHAQASRNQDLKGGLFVDYDGDLATMRQFVDQSRGALQSLTQLGSDIVEFDSLLQTEATGDAMASLYARLPESLRGRVELTYDLYNHPRMRFIEALFYDSPLYRQDLQCMSLSLMTGDERPFVLSSPRLPDEKSLTVSWPFADPRWDQLFAMRQNAKSVSEFCALVGWEQLSLDERAHWSRFVTTTPPPVRSTSLPDGEVRIRYFGHATVLMYSNEVSVLTDPIVAYPMDGAVPRYSFHDLPDRIDYVVLTHNHQDHVMFETLLQLRHRIGTIVVPKSGPGTLPDLSLKLMLQATGFAHVVELGELETLPIANGQILGVPFLGEHGDLELQTKLAFRVQIRQTSALFAADSDNLDPELYRRAAAKIAPLNHLFIGMECVGAPMSWVYGPLFTRPPDRRCDQARRLNGSDAERAWHMVDTLQPDAVHIYAMGSEPWLTFISSIEYHTDSPAIVESDRLIARCNEAGIPASRLYGRHEIPCQRIPVSAAPTADMSRPALDALAVA is encoded by the coding sequence ATGAATTGCGCCCAAACTACGATTCCGGGCGCACCCGACCAGCAGTTGTTCCTGCGCGGCGACGTGAAGGCCGAACCGTTGATCAACCGCTGGTATGCCTGGTCGTACATGATCAGTCCGGTCAGCTACGCGCTGATTTCGCGCAACCTGCATATGCGCGTGTTGGAGTCATATCTGAAGTCGCCAAAGCTGCATGCGCAGGCAAGCCGGAATCAAGATCTCAAAGGTGGGTTGTTTGTCGATTACGACGGCGATCTCGCAACCATGCGTCAGTTTGTTGATCAATCAAGAGGCGCGCTGCAGTCACTCACCCAACTGGGCAGCGATATCGTCGAGTTCGATTCGCTTTTGCAGACGGAAGCGACTGGGGATGCCATGGCATCACTCTATGCGCGCTTGCCGGAGTCGCTGCGGGGGCGCGTCGAGCTGACCTACGATCTTTACAATCACCCACGCATGCGCTTTATCGAGGCGTTGTTTTACGACAGTCCTCTCTATCGTCAAGACTTGCAGTGCATGTCGCTGTCGCTGATGACAGGAGACGAACGGCCATTCGTGCTGAGTAGCCCGCGCTTGCCTGACGAGAAGAGCCTGACCGTTAGTTGGCCGTTTGCCGATCCACGTTGGGACCAGCTCTTTGCGATGCGGCAGAATGCCAAGTCGGTAAGTGAGTTCTGTGCGCTCGTTGGCTGGGAGCAGCTGTCTCTGGATGAACGGGCGCATTGGTCGCGCTTTGTCACGACCACGCCACCGCCGGTCCGCTCGACGTCGTTGCCGGACGGCGAGGTCCGGATCCGCTATTTTGGGCATGCGACCGTGTTGATGTATAGCAACGAGGTCAGCGTGCTGACCGACCCAATCGTGGCCTATCCGATGGATGGGGCGGTACCGCGGTACAGCTTCCACGATCTGCCCGATCGAATCGATTACGTGGTGCTGACCCACAACCATCAGGACCACGTGATGTTTGAGACGCTGCTGCAGTTGCGGCATCGAATCGGCACGATTGTGGTTCCGAAGAGTGGCCCGGGCACGCTGCCGGATTTGTCACTGAAGCTGATGCTACAAGCCACCGGTTTTGCGCATGTCGTGGAGCTTGGTGAGCTTGAGACGTTGCCAATCGCCAATGGGCAGATACTTGGTGTTCCGTTTCTCGGTGAACACGGTGATCTGGAACTCCAGACCAAGCTCGCGTTCCGGGTTCAGATCCGGCAGACGTCGGCGCTGTTTGCGGCCGATTCCGACAATCTGGACCCCGAGCTCTATCGCCGAGCGGCCGCGAAAATTGCGCCGCTCAATCATCTGTTCATCGGCATGGAATGTGTCGGTGCGCCCATGTCGTGGGTGTATGGCCCGCTCTTTACGCGGCCGCCAGACCGACGATGCGACCAGGCCCGGCGATTGAACGGATCGGATGCTGAGCGCGCATGGCACATGGTCGATACGTTGCAGCCCGATGCAGTGCACATCTATGCCATGGGTTCGGAACCCTGGCTGACCTTTATCTCGAGCATTGAATATCACACCGATAGTCCGGCCATTGTCGAATCGGATCGGCTGATCGCACGTTGCAACGAGGCTGGAATTCCGGCGTCGCGTCTTTATGGGCGTCACGAAATACCGTGTCAGCGCATCCCCGTGTCTGCGGCGCCGACGGCGGACATGAGCCGACCGGCCTTGGACGCCTTGGCGGTGGCATGA
- a CDS encoding TauD/TfdA family dioxygenase: MSAVMNALSGGQHELPVVVGPPRRDTDIVAWVKAERETLGRHLHTIGGVLFRGWRINGLAHFERLMTEGLGREPLEYRNQSTPRSEVRGRIYSSTEYPADQHIELHNENAYTSAWAERILFYCVKASDTGGETPIADSRRVLQRIPDAVRARFEQHGVMYVRNYDGLDLPWQTVFQTTDRESVVAQCVAAGIQWEWLGGDRLRTREVAQATLAHPITSEPVWFNQAHLFHVSALHPTVRAALAGSMDERDYPRNAYFGDGSPISDSDLAQIRAAYAAETIAAPWQVGDILLLDNVLVAHGRRPFTGARKIVVGMV; encoded by the coding sequence ATGAGTGCGGTGATGAACGCCCTGTCTGGGGGACAGCACGAGTTGCCAGTGGTAGTCGGGCCACCGCGCCGGGACACTGACATCGTCGCTTGGGTAAAAGCAGAGCGGGAGACACTGGGCAGGCACTTGCACACGATTGGTGGCGTACTGTTCCGCGGTTGGCGAATCAACGGTCTCGCGCACTTTGAGCGCTTGATGACCGAAGGCCTTGGCCGCGAACCGCTTGAGTATCGGAATCAGTCGACGCCCCGGTCGGAGGTACGCGGCCGCATCTATTCGTCCACCGAGTACCCGGCCGATCAACACATCGAATTGCATAACGAAAACGCCTATACCAGTGCGTGGGCTGAGCGAATCCTGTTTTACTGTGTGAAAGCGAGCGACACCGGCGGCGAGACGCCGATTGCGGATTCCCGACGCGTGCTTCAGCGGATTCCCGATGCCGTTCGGGCACGATTCGAGCAGCATGGCGTGATGTATGTCCGCAACTATGATGGGCTCGACCTCCCGTGGCAAACCGTGTTTCAGACGACGGACCGGGAGTCGGTTGTGGCGCAATGCGTTGCGGCGGGAATTCAATGGGAGTGGCTCGGGGGCGATCGCCTCCGGACCCGCGAAGTCGCCCAGGCGACGCTGGCCCATCCCATCACGAGCGAACCGGTGTGGTTCAACCAGGCGCACTTGTTTCATGTCTCAGCGCTTCACCCCACAGTTCGTGCTGCGCTGGCCGGATCGATGGATGAGCGTGATTACCCGCGCAATGCCTACTTCGGAGATGGCAGCCCGATCAGTGACAGCGACTTGGCACAAATTCGCGCCGCCTACGCTGCCGAAACCATCGCTGCACCCTGGCAAGTGGGCGACATTCTGTTGCTGGACAACGTCCTGGTTGCACACGGTCGTAGGCCTTTCACCGGTGCCCGCAAAATTGTCGTGGGGATGGTATGA
- a CDS encoding cytochrome P450: MQTASARTTESMVFDPLSKRFKDNPYPVLRLLREHDPIHRSGYGLLIATRYDDVLQIIKDKRFKRDFDAGTISMYGEAGLQDYSTQVIRHWIVNHNPPEHTRLRKHMVRAISSARMLRMEQPIRRFCDVLIDRVAQSQQIDLVADYTFPLTALVICEMLGIPEGERSMFVENSIVPDPGLLDIVPVNPATMASATKKIRVIIQYFEELCERKRKAPTDDFTSDLVRFQADDPELTLDCITAHMFFMFFAGHQSTQNLISNALYALYSHPDQLQVLRANPALIDNAVEELIRFDTSVQTAHVHYAMEDVLVGETMIRQGELVLPLFGAANRDPVRYQNPEILDLQRPAPTHLTFGGGAHYCIGARLATMELKGAIEALERRLPTLRLRRTPPNWLSTYTLRGLKTLPAEW; the protein is encoded by the coding sequence ATGCAAACCGCTTCCGCCAGAACGACCGAGTCCATGGTCTTTGACCCGCTCTCCAAGCGCTTCAAGGACAATCCGTACCCCGTTTTGCGACTCCTCCGCGAGCACGATCCGATCCATCGTTCTGGCTATGGATTGCTCATCGCGACACGCTACGACGATGTTCTGCAAATCATCAAGGACAAGCGCTTCAAGCGCGACTTCGATGCCGGCACCATCTCGATGTATGGCGAGGCTGGATTGCAGGACTATTCGACGCAGGTGATCAGGCATTGGATTGTCAATCACAATCCGCCTGAACATACGCGATTGCGAAAACACATGGTCCGGGCGATCAGCAGTGCGCGCATGCTTCGGATGGAGCAGCCGATCCGGCGCTTCTGCGACGTGTTGATCGACCGCGTGGCGCAGAGTCAGCAAATTGATTTGGTCGCCGATTACACGTTTCCGTTGACGGCGCTGGTGATCTGCGAAATGTTGGGGATTCCCGAAGGCGAGCGCTCGATGTTTGTCGAGAACTCGATCGTGCCGGATCCGGGTTTGCTCGACATCGTCCCGGTGAATCCGGCGACCATGGCTTCTGCGACGAAGAAGATTCGCGTGATCATTCAGTACTTCGAGGAGTTGTGCGAACGAAAGCGCAAGGCGCCAACAGACGACTTCACCAGTGACTTGGTTCGGTTCCAGGCCGACGATCCGGAGTTGACGCTGGACTGCATCACCGCGCACATGTTTTTCATGTTCTTTGCCGGTCACCAGAGTACTCAGAACCTGATTTCGAATGCGCTCTATGCGCTGTATTCGCATCCGGATCAGTTGCAGGTGCTGCGGGCCAATCCCGCCCTGATCGACAATGCGGTCGAGGAACTGATTCGTTTTGACACGTCAGTTCAGACGGCACACGTGCACTACGCGATGGAGGACGTCTTAGTTGGCGAGACGATGATTCGTCAGGGCGAGCTGGTGCTGCCGCTGTTTGGCGCCGCGAATCGCGATCCGGTGCGCTACCAGAATCCTGAGATTCTCGACCTGCAACGGCCGGCGCCCACGCACCTCACGTTTGGCGGGGGCGCGCACTACTGCATTGGTGCCCGCCTGGCAACGATGGAGCTGAAGGGCGCGATCGAGGCGCTTGAACGCAGGCTCCCGACGTTGCGCTTGCGGAGGACGCCGCCGAACTGGTTGTCGACATACACCTTGCGTGGATTGAAGACACTGCCGGCAGAATGGTGA
- a CDS encoding non-ribosomal peptide synthetase encodes MTTLHEPVQGDAPVMQANDASVLEGQTAYAGVVQCSRLVNGPFSQSAAVSVLRQLMDAQPLGMGAADSLGDVANSARLPKMVVHDCRDQGLDLAPGRTRDLAARQVAQIAEDRAGAGSCPLQIDILLWSGNQYQLLLAAPTWCLDLASLQLIAESLVNHELPEPDLALPYADLLAFRDILQTAAEHQSERDYWTAQQDLWPDYRCDVNPAARRVHRLNESALLDPMLNEADEASLLVCWQQLLERHFGSAKIISCAVSPREIAGVQATIGPVTMNVPVAASSHGGLLWGRQQVREQLQSSNANCLFFADPESKGSGTTRGWRFGFSYAATLGACEVLRNDSGNEALRLSIVGEGPSRVIRITYDSWRYEHDDVRWLSRQFLNLLAAARRAPTESINTLAWLTDGDADWLIGKSRGPSVPSMACDFVSQFRRVCATHPDAPALHAGSVRLTYAGLDQWTNQIARLLQEEGVRAGQHVGICMPRTALQVATLLAVLKLGAAYVPIDPTLPAKRIATVVASANISLVTTDSSALDRVSELDTEVPLIDLERDAHHIAGMASTPLVIAVPPEQVAYLIFTSGSTGTPKGVAVPHRALMNYIGAIEERAGLSQYESLCALSTVAADLGYTAVFGALGLGRCLRLLDESLSLDAAALADALASAPVDCLKIVPSHLQALLAIDRPERVLPRKCLVFGGEALNWELVSRVQELAPGLRVLNHYGPTETTIGVICNTELTARGAGFGVPLGRPLGNCEAYVLDGGLRLTPVGLEGDVYLAGSSLAMGYFGQPAETAAKFIPNPYANEPGARLYVSGDRARWNGKGELCFLGRADHQVKLRGHRIELGEIESAIKASKSVSECAVVAANGGHTTRLVAYVAGTSAMETELRASLAARLPEHMVPTAWVWLDRLPLNANGKLDRRMLPDPDSAPVVSRNAANAVEATLLRICRELLGNERIGVDDNFFSVGADSIVAIQLVARARQAGYFFRPKQVFEQQTIARLSEVVQHEHESPMSEQGEVVGTAPLTAIQARFFALVDVDPQQYNQASLLDLAATIQLADLRPIVARLLAHHDGLRVCFEQSAEGSWQQRFLPVSPELVDRCLDVHVLAQDDADASGLAEIASKHHSSFDLTEAPLVRFVLIVDSGGANSKLLMIAHHLLVDTFSWQVIEEDLRLLLRAPAAALPMKTASMKQVAEQAVLALSTPGRDAELAYWQRTLNRVPRLPLASAEDRVGGARSRHVLVPATLARALSGDVHSRFNTNTQDFLLAALLVAMSPWSQSESIGIMLEGHGRDDEGLPGCDRTVGWFTAMFPLLLTLPNDFTTRGVTAELIMAVKEQIRTVPGNGSGYCQSLFLAAQGARVAVSEPELCFNYLGRVAASGGDASDAMAQALQAVQTGTRAFGQRRLFALEMLAMQFGDQLVCNLIYQPARVPEAVIDQLFARFEHALHALIDACSTAVGALTPSDVPDLNLGQDDLDALMSELSEVV; translated from the coding sequence ATGACGACGCTGCATGAACCTGTTCAGGGTGACGCACCTGTAATGCAAGCCAACGATGCGTCGGTGTTGGAAGGCCAGACAGCCTATGCTGGCGTCGTGCAATGCAGTCGGCTGGTCAACGGACCGTTTTCGCAGTCTGCGGCGGTCAGTGTGTTGCGTCAGCTGATGGACGCCCAGCCGCTTGGAATGGGCGCGGCTGACAGTCTTGGTGACGTGGCCAATTCAGCGCGGTTACCCAAGATGGTTGTTCACGACTGTCGGGACCAAGGTCTCGATCTCGCGCCAGGTCGCACTCGCGACCTGGCCGCGCGGCAGGTTGCGCAGATTGCGGAAGATCGCGCTGGCGCCGGCTCTTGTCCGTTGCAGATTGACATACTTCTGTGGTCGGGGAATCAGTATCAACTGCTGCTGGCCGCACCCACATGGTGCTTGGACTTGGCCTCACTGCAGCTCATTGCCGAGAGTCTGGTCAACCACGAGCTGCCTGAGCCCGATCTCGCGTTGCCCTACGCAGATTTGCTGGCCTTTCGAGACATTCTCCAGACCGCCGCTGAACATCAGAGTGAGCGGGACTATTGGACGGCACAGCAGGATCTGTGGCCTGACTACCGCTGCGACGTCAATCCCGCTGCACGACGAGTGCACCGGCTGAATGAGTCGGCGCTGCTCGATCCGATGCTCAATGAAGCCGATGAAGCCAGTCTCCTGGTGTGCTGGCAGCAACTGCTGGAGCGCCACTTTGGCTCGGCGAAGATCATCAGTTGCGCCGTCAGTCCGCGCGAAATCGCCGGAGTTCAGGCAACGATTGGCCCGGTAACCATGAATGTCCCAGTAGCTGCCAGCAGTCACGGCGGTTTGCTATGGGGGCGCCAACAGGTTCGGGAGCAGTTGCAGTCGAGCAATGCCAATTGCCTGTTCTTCGCTGACCCAGAGTCAAAGGGATCGGGCACAACGCGAGGTTGGCGATTCGGATTCAGTTACGCCGCCACTCTTGGCGCGTGCGAAGTGTTGCGAAACGACAGTGGCAACGAAGCGTTGCGCCTGTCGATTGTCGGCGAAGGCCCAAGTCGGGTGATTCGGATCACCTACGATTCTTGGCGATACGAGCACGACGACGTTCGGTGGCTTAGCCGGCAGTTTCTCAATCTTCTGGCGGCAGCACGCCGGGCGCCGACCGAATCGATCAACACGCTTGCATGGTTGACCGACGGCGATGCCGACTGGTTGATTGGTAAGAGCCGCGGCCCGAGCGTGCCGAGCATGGCCTGCGATTTTGTATCCCAATTTCGCCGCGTCTGCGCGACTCATCCAGACGCGCCGGCGCTGCATGCCGGCTCAGTTCGATTGACCTATGCTGGTTTGGATCAGTGGACGAATCAGATTGCCCGTCTGCTGCAAGAGGAGGGGGTTCGGGCAGGTCAACATGTCGGCATTTGCATGCCGCGTACAGCGTTGCAAGTTGCGACGCTTCTCGCAGTCCTCAAGCTCGGCGCGGCCTATGTGCCGATTGATCCCACGCTGCCGGCGAAACGGATTGCGACGGTCGTCGCCAGCGCCAATATTTCGTTGGTCACGACCGATTCGTCAGCGCTTGATCGCGTCAGCGAATTGGACACCGAGGTGCCGTTGATCGACCTTGAGCGCGACGCCCATCACATTGCCGGTATGGCGTCGACGCCGCTCGTCATTGCGGTACCGCCGGAGCAAGTTGCCTACCTTATTTTTACGTCGGGATCGACCGGTACACCCAAGGGCGTTGCCGTCCCACACCGAGCGCTGATGAACTACATCGGGGCGATCGAAGAACGGGCTGGCCTCAGTCAGTATGAGTCGCTCTGCGCCTTGTCGACCGTGGCCGCCGACCTTGGCTATACCGCCGTATTCGGCGCCTTGGGCCTGGGTCGTTGTCTACGGCTGCTTGATGAGTCGCTGAGCCTGGATGCCGCAGCGCTCGCAGATGCGTTGGCTTCAGCGCCGGTGGATTGCCTGAAGATCGTGCCATCGCACTTGCAGGCGCTGTTGGCAATCGATCGTCCAGAGCGGGTGTTGCCGCGCAAGTGCCTGGTGTTTGGTGGTGAAGCTTTGAATTGGGAGTTGGTGTCGCGAGTCCAAGAGCTTGCGCCTGGGCTTCGCGTGCTCAATCATTATGGACCGACCGAGACGACCATCGGCGTGATCTGCAATACCGAGCTCACGGCGCGCGGCGCCGGTTTTGGCGTTCCGCTCGGAAGGCCCCTCGGGAATTGTGAGGCCTACGTCTTGGATGGTGGCTTGCGTCTCACTCCGGTCGGTTTGGAAGGCGACGTGTATTTGGCCGGAAGCAGTTTGGCAATGGGCTACTTTGGCCAACCCGCCGAAACGGCTGCGAAATTCATTCCCAACCCGTATGCGAACGAGCCTGGGGCACGCCTTTACGTTAGCGGCGACCGTGCGCGCTGGAACGGGAAGGGCGAACTGTGCTTTCTTGGCCGCGCCGATCATCAAGTCAAGCTGCGCGGCCATCGAATCGAACTCGGTGAGATCGAGTCAGCGATCAAAGCCTCAAAATCGGTCAGCGAATGCGCGGTCGTGGCCGCCAATGGCGGACATACGACACGCTTGGTTGCGTATGTCGCCGGAACGAGCGCGATGGAGACCGAACTGCGCGCCAGCCTAGCCGCCCGCTTGCCGGAACACATGGTTCCGACTGCCTGGGTGTGGCTGGATCGATTGCCGCTGAATGCGAACGGCAAGCTGGATCGACGGATGCTGCCAGACCCGGACTCAGCGCCAGTCGTCAGCCGGAATGCGGCAAACGCGGTTGAGGCAACGTTGCTCAGGATCTGTCGCGAGCTGCTCGGCAATGAACGAATCGGCGTGGACGACAACTTCTTCTCGGTTGGTGCGGATTCCATCGTAGCCATTCAGCTGGTCGCGCGGGCGCGGCAGGCCGGATACTTTTTCCGCCCGAAGCAAGTATTCGAACAACAGACCATCGCCCGCCTTTCAGAAGTCGTGCAACATGAGCACGAATCTCCGATGAGTGAGCAGGGTGAGGTCGTTGGAACGGCGCCATTGACCGCCATCCAGGCGCGGTTCTTTGCGTTGGTGGACGTGGACCCGCAGCAGTACAACCAAGCCAGTCTGCTGGATCTGGCCGCAACGATCCAGCTCGCTGATTTGCGCCCAATCGTGGCGCGACTGCTGGCGCATCACGATGGATTGCGCGTGTGTTTCGAACAGAGCGCGGAGGGCAGTTGGCAGCAACGCTTCCTGCCAGTGAGTCCTGAGCTGGTTGATCGCTGCCTGGACGTGCACGTGCTGGCACAGGACGATGCAGACGCGTCGGGGCTGGCCGAGATTGCCAGCAAGCATCATTCGAGCTTCGATCTGACCGAGGCGCCGTTGGTTCGTTTCGTACTGATCGTCGACTCAGGCGGTGCGAACAGCAAGTTGCTGATGATTGCCCACCACTTGCTCGTCGATACGTTCTCATGGCAAGTCATCGAGGAAGATCTCCGGCTGCTGTTGCGCGCTCCGGCCGCAGCGTTGCCGATGAAGACGGCCTCGATGAAGCAGGTCGCCGAACAGGCGGTCTTGGCCCTGAGCACGCCTGGAAGAGACGCCGAGCTGGCTTACTGGCAGCGCACGCTAAACCGTGTGCCACGTTTGCCGTTGGCGTCTGCCGAGGATCGGGTAGGTGGCGCGCGCAGTCGACATGTCTTGGTGCCGGCGACCCTTGCCAGGGCGCTGAGTGGTGATGTGCATTCGCGTTTCAACACCAATACACAGGATTTTCTGCTCGCAGCGCTGTTAGTTGCGATGTCGCCATGGAGCCAATCAGAGTCGATCGGCATCATGTTGGAAGGACATGGTCGCGATGACGAGGGGCTGCCCGGTTGTGATCGCACGGTGGGCTGGTTCACGGCGATGTTCCCCTTGTTGCTGACGCTACCGAACGATTTCACGACACGCGGCGTGACGGCCGAGCTGATTATGGCCGTGAAGGAACAAATTCGGACCGTACCAGGAAATGGCTCCGGCTACTGTCAAAGCCTGTTTTTGGCGGCTCAGGGGGCACGCGTTGCGGTGTCGGAACCGGAGTTGTGTTTCAACTATCTCGGCCGTGTTGCCGCCAGCGGCGGTGATGCCAGTGACGCGATGGCACAAGCACTCCAGGCGGTGCAGACGGGCACACGCGCGTTTGGTCAACGCCGATTGTTCGCGCTCGAAATGCTCGCCATGCAGTTTGGCGATCAGTTGGTTTGCAATCTGATTTACCAGCCAGCACGCGTTCCGGAGGCGGTGATCGATCAGCTCTTTGCGCGGTTCGAGCATGCCTTGCACGCACTCATTGATGCGTGCAGCACCGCAGTTGGCGCGCTGACGCCATCCGACGTCCCCGATCTGAATCTGGGGCAGGACGATCTCGATGCGCTGATGTCCGAACTGAGCGAGGTGGTATGA